From Deltaproteobacteria bacterium, a single genomic window includes:
- a CDS encoding ParA family protein, protein MKFPKIITIACEKGGVGKTTIATNLAIYLKAMWEDLPVTVFSFDNHFTIDKLFSLEKKRKAHSIRDIFNKANVKDLVELGQYGVNFIPSSRNIDYRGDTYDELISKFSESSLGGIVIVDTRPVLDYFTKSALLASDMVIVPVKDLPSLNNLKGMSDFFEEMGEHMPDVRLLPSIVDGMVKFKNDSITMDQFLRSVSRERGHHLMKASIAKSPKVESLTTNITFEVYPIINHARNTQAHKGFIDVAKEIMDALHDKNEPKSLLMYRKKYFDKATTSNKTYRQMMEKVLPYCPICAEEISSRTLYMKPDMLYFESGTLTKGFIDTNCFLQHFLGPLTKKSDSLHRISRKIDGLFHKDMTLSVTINNGANGETEKRFSISLYDESGEPLDRVSVSLECAAGITPILETIMEKTPVGPSPSLIKLGGSPIPDAIFLEENYHKFQDTKLKILLDSNSRLSSAK, encoded by the coding sequence ATGAAATTTCCAAAAATCATAACCATAGCCTGTGAAAAAGGGGGCGTAGGCAAGACAACAATAGCGACGAACCTCGCCATTTACCTTAAAGCCATGTGGGAAGACCTGCCCGTGACGGTATTCTCTTTCGACAACCACTTTACTATCGACAAGCTGTTTTCTCTGGAAAAAAAGAGGAAGGCTCACTCCATAAGAGACATTTTTAACAAGGCTAATGTAAAGGACCTGGTAGAACTGGGCCAGTACGGGGTGAACTTTATCCCCAGTTCAAGAAACATTGATTACAGGGGCGACACCTATGACGAACTCATCTCCAAATTTTCCGAATCATCGCTGGGAGGTATCGTCATTGTCGATACAAGGCCCGTGCTCGACTATTTTACAAAATCGGCCCTCCTCGCCTCGGACATGGTCATTGTTCCTGTAAAAGACCTGCCATCATTAAACAACCTGAAAGGAATGAGCGACTTTTTCGAGGAAATGGGCGAACACATGCCCGATGTGCGCCTCCTTCCCTCCATTGTGGACGGCATGGTAAAATTCAAGAATGACAGTATCACCATGGACCAGTTCCTGCGGTCCGTTTCCAGAGAGAGAGGTCATCATCTGATGAAAGCCTCTATCGCCAAAAGCCCTAAAGTGGAATCGTTAACGACCAACATTACCTTCGAAGTTTATCCCATTATCAATCATGCCCGAAATACGCAGGCCCATAAAGGCTTTATTGACGTTGCAAAGGAAATAATGGACGCCCTTCATGACAAGAATGAGCCCAAATCGCTTCTCATGTACAGGAAAAAGTACTTCGACAAGGCCACAACATCAAACAAGACGTACCGCCAGATGATGGAAAAGGTGCTTCCCTACTGCCCCATATGCGCTGAAGAGATTTCATCGCGAACACTCTACATGAAGCCGGACATGCTCTATTTCGAATCGGGAACGCTGACGAAAGGGTTTATCGATACAAACTGTTTTTTACAGCACTTTCTGGGTCCCCTTACAAAAAAATCAGACAGCCTGCATAGAATATCACGGAAAATTGACGGCCTCTTCCATAAAGACATGACCCTCTCCGTCACTATCAATAATGGCGCTAACGGAGAGACAGAAAAACGTTTTTCCATCAGCCTTTACGACGAAAGCGGCGAACCGCTGGATCGTGTCAGCGTCTCTTTGGAATGCGCAGCCGGCATAACTCCCATTCTCGAAACCATTATGGAGAAAACACCCGTCGGCCCTTCCCCGTCACTCATCAAACTGGGAGGAAGCCCCATACCGGACGCCATATTTCTAGAAGAAAACTACCATAAATTCCAGGATACAAAGCTCAAAATCCTTTTAGACAGCAACAGCCGGCTATCATCTGCAAAATGA